The Trichoplusia ni isolate ovarian cell line Hi5 chromosome 17, tn1, whole genome shotgun sequence genome includes a region encoding these proteins:
- the LOC113502531 gene encoding uncharacterized protein LOC113502531, producing MCEIQDYSVELKDIYSNKYSWFADMDLYITDSLQDMLDMDIKNEIATDLSSMTDFTDTLGSHFSELPPLLDMDTDNSSTWLNNSSSFVHNLDLYGSEANAVMVNPNSVMPSSFIETPVKSIVKEEASNVLLTSAAANDDLSNSISLPSPKEEKSHLTFSPSAIKVSKVQESNEGKLKKSSDLEEATQMVIYVRKNEKHVVKDLLKDLDKSKVSSISTPTTVRIKSQSELIKVNNKSCSILNTSQKVAHSLGTKTIISGNIHILDPQQINTSRTILANGNKSQATILIDNSLNNNRQIIKTSVSGAFTVDTSQAKYVNTVSKNSGGEFPKPAYSYSCLIAMALKNSRTGSLPVSEIYNFMCQHFPYFKTAPNGWKNSVRHNLSLNKCFEKIEKPSTNGSQRKGCLWAMNPSKVGKMDEEVQKWSRKDPQAIKKAMVYPENLEALERGEMKYSGLGGENDVDDDADVDPDTELDADVEIDPEVKEEVEEEEAIIEQEVSDQELEVEEVVEGTGMVGGTYRLLATGPSSLTSYITDVESGEEVSDIEILDQSYEEIDIDVTKPVKLDLSMTENYTIHPTKRAKTSFIYQPVTTQTHTSRRKTPLVNRVALI from the exons TGGTTCGCAGACATGGATTTATATATCACCGATTCACTCCAGGACATGCTGGACAtggatattaaaaatgaaatcgcAACAGACCTCAGCAGTATGACCGATTTCACT gaCACCCTAGGATCACACTTTTCGGAGTTACCTCCTTTACTAGACATGGATACTGATAACTCTTCAACGTGGCTCAACAATAGTTCTAGCTTTGTCCATAATCTAGATTTATATGGGTCGGAGGCGAATGCAGTGATGGTTAATCCAAATTCTGTCATGCCCTCTTCATTTATCGAAACCCCAGTAAAAAGTATAGTAAAAGAAGAGGCTTCGAATGTGTTACTGACGTCTGCTGCTGCAAATGACGATTTAAGTAATAGTATATCACTTCCAAGTCCCAAAGAAGAAAAAAGTCATTTAACATTCTCTCCAAGTGCTATAAAAGTCTCAAAAGTTCAAGAATCCAatgaaggaaaattaaaaaaaagttcagaCCTAGAAGAAGCCACACAAATGGTGATTTATGTTAGGAAAAATGAAAAGCATGTTGTTAAGGATCTATTAAAAGATTTGGATAAGTCGAAAGTATCAAGTATATCGACTCCCACGACGGTCAGAATAAAAAGTCAATCAGAACTAATAAAGGTGAACAACAAAAGCTGTTCTATCTTAAATACAAGCCAAAAAGTTGCACACTCATTAGGaactaaaacaattatatcTGGTAATATACACATACTAGACCCGCAACAAATCAATACTTCTAGAACAATTTTAGCTAATGGAAATAAAAGCCAGGCAAcaatattaattgataattCTTTAAACAACAATaggcaaataattaaaacttctgTTAGTGGAGCATTTACTGTTGACACTAGCCAAGCTAAGTACGTGAATACAGTTAGCAAAAATAGTGGCGGAGAGTTTCCTAAACCGGCTTACTCTTACTCTTGTCTAATTGCTATGGCGCTAAAAAACTCAAGGACGGGTAGCCTACCTGTTTCagagatttataattttatgtg TCAACATTTCCCTTATTTTAAAACTGCGCCAAATGGTTGGAAAAACTCCGTTAGGCATAACCTTagtttaaacaaatgttttgaaaaGATTGAAAAGCCATCAACAAACGGAAGTCAAAGAAAAG GTTGTTTGTGGGCTATGAATCCATCAAAAGTAGGCAAAATGGACGAGGAAGTTCAAAAATGGTCACGGAAAGATCCACAAGCTATCAAAAAAGCAATGGTGTATCCAG aGAACTTAGAGGCTTTAGAACGTGGAGAGATGAAATACAGCGGGCTGGGTGGAGAGAACGACGTCGATGATGACGCGGATGTTGATCCTGACACAGAACTCGATGCGGACGTCGAAATAGATCCAGAGGTCAAGGAGGAAGTTGAAGAAGAAGAGGCTATTATAGAACAG GAGGTGTCTGATCAGGAGTTGGAAGTTGAAGAGGTAGTTGAAGGCACTGGCATGGTTGGTGGAACATACAGGTTGCTGGCCACAGGACCGTCATCACTTACCTCCTACATTACTGACGTGGAATCTGGCGAAGAAGTCAGCGATATTGAA aTCCTAGATCAATCATATGAAGAAATTGATATTGATGTTACAAAGCCTGTGAAATTGGATTTGTCTATGACAGAAAACTATACAA